From Pelmatolapia mariae isolate MD_Pm_ZW linkage group LG1, Pm_UMD_F_2, whole genome shotgun sequence, one genomic window encodes:
- the LOC134631595 gene encoding ATP-binding cassette sub-family C member 12-like isoform X1, translating into MAHLTNVFKTKAMVIKDRRVHTMTEILNSIKLIKMYAWEDSFEMKIAELRKLEKKLLQKIIEIQSINSSLTLGISTIATVFTFLIHTLLGLPLKTSDAFTVVAIFTSMRFTFALMPIAVKALTDAFVSLKRFRKILLIQNPEPYLTQIAGSNSAIVMSNATLSWTKRSQSESPPRAASEVTEHNMDVTSPNENVQTLPTLRNISFTLPKGKLLGVCGNVGSGKTSLICSILEQMHLLQGSITADGTFAYVCQQAWIFHGTVRENILMGEPFDQARYDRVVDVCSLSADLSIMQYGDQTEIGERGLNLSGGQKQRISLARAVYSNRDIFLLDDPLSAVDAHVGKHIFEECIKKELRGKSIILVTHQLQYLEFCDEILVLDNGTVWESGNHRDLMRANGRYTQLISTYQMEESKTKKKEDGDMALASFIDGQLEEIDLRHCASTGTENPAAVPAGNQLVSQESSTKGAISWRTYRTYSQAVGGYTVSFFILLNMFLLAGSTVFSNWWFSFWMASGDGSSSNTTAVQGEISQNPHLHFYQVIYAATVVVIVVLSIVKSIIYTYFTLKASCKFHDMLFKKIIDSPMSFFDTTPTGRLLNRFSKDQDEVETVLPLVMDSFFQCSLLVAFTIAVISVIFPAMLVVGVIMAAFLAFTVFIFQRSIRHMKNLENISRSPWFSLTTSTLHGLSTIHAYNRRDNLTEQFNILSDINSKYLFMFNAGTRAFAFCLELMAATTTLFVALFVVLSSNDLISPSLKGLAISYSLQLTGMLQYVARLSIEVEARFDSAERLQEYVTNCKSEAPRHVKETQIPQDWPSSGGITFVDYKMRYRENTPIVLNGIDFHIQPGEKLGIVGRTGSGKSSLGVALFRLVEPAAGTILIDGVDIMSIGLQDLRSKLSVIPQDPVLFVGTVRYNLDPFNKYTDEEIWAALEKSYMKDSISKLEGRLEAHVMENGENFSVGQRQLICMARALLRNSKIILLDEATASIDAETDALIQNTIQEAFRNSTMLTIAHRISTVMQADRILVMDNGQVAELDDPNTLKQKPFSLFSLLLTASNTVNL; encoded by the exons ATGGCACATCTCACAAATGTATTCAAGACAAAAGCCATGGTAATAAAAGACAGACGTGTTCATACAATGACTGAGATTCTCAACAGCATTAAGCTAATCAAGATGTACGCCTGGGAAGATTCTTTTGAGATGAAGATTGCAG AGTTGAGGAAACTTGAAAAGAAACTATTACAGAAGATCATTGAAATCCAGAGTATTAATAGCAGCTTGACCCTGGGCATCAGCACCATTGCCACTGTTTTCACCTTTCTCATCCACACTTTGTTGGGGTTACCACTGAAAACATCTGAT GCTTTTACCGTTGTTGCCATCTTCACCTCCATGAGGTTCACCTTTGCTCTCATGCCGATTGCTGTGAAGGCCCTCACTGATGCTTTTGTGTCACTAAAACGATTTAGG AAAATCCTACTCATCCAGAATCCTGAGCCTTACCTGACGCAAATAGCAGGCAGTAACTCTGCTATAGTGATGAGTAATGCTACACTTTCATGGACCAAACGCAGCCAGTCAGAGTCACCGCCCAGAGCAGCTAGTGAGGTGACGGAACACAATATGGACGTGACTTCTCCGAATGAAAATGTTCAGACCTTACCAACCCTCCGAAACATCTCTTTTACACTACCCAAG GGAAAACTGCTTGGTGTTTGTGGGAATGTGGGTAGCGGAAAGACGTCACTgatttgcagcattttggaacag ATGCACCTTCTTCAGGgctccatcacagctgatgggACATTTGCATACGTTTGCCAACAGGCCTGGATTTTTCATGGAACTGTTCGAGAAAATATTCTTATGGGAGAACCTTTTGATCAGGCCAG ATATGACAGAGTTGTGGATGTCTGTAGCCTCAGCGCTGACCTAAGCATCATGCAATATGGTGACCAAACTGAG ATTGGAGAGCGGGGTCTAAATCTATCAGGGGGACAGAAGCAGAGAATTAGCCTGGCAAGAGCAGTCTATTCCAACAGGGACATTTTCCTCCTTGATGACCCACTATCTGCTGTTGATGCTCATGTGGGGAAGCACATTTTTGAAGAATGTATAAAGAAAGAGCTGAGAGGAAAATCCATCATACTGGTTACACATCAGCTCCAG TATTTGGAGTTCTGTGATGAGATCCTGGTTCTGGACAATGGAACGGTATGGGAGTCTGGAAACCACAGGGATCTGATGAGAGCCAATGGACGCTATACTCAGCTCATCAGTACCTACCAGATGGAAGAGTCCAAA ACCAAGAAAAAGGAAGATGGGGACATGGCACTAGCATCATTTATTGATGGCCAGTTGGAAGAGATTGACCTCAGACATTGTGCAAGCACTGGCACTGAGAATCCTG CTGCTGTCCCAGCTGGCAATCAGCTAGTGAGTCAGGAGTCCTCTACAAAAGGTGCCATCTCCTGGAGAACATACCGCACATACTCCCAGGCAGTTGGAG GCTACACAGTTTCCTTCTTTATCCTCCTGAATATGTTCCTGTTGGCAGGATCCACAGTCTTCAGCAATTGGTGGTTTAGCTTCTGGATGGCAAGTGGTGACGGG tCATCCAGTAACACAACTGCAGTCCAGGGAGAAATCTCTCAAAATCCACACCTTCACTTCTACCAGGTTATTTATGCTGCAACAGTGGTTGTCATTGTTGTACTTTCCATTGTGAAATCCATAATCTACACTTATTTCACCTTGAAGGCCTCCTGCAAATTCCATGACATGCTGTTCAAAAAG ATTATTGATAGTCCAATGAGCTTCTTTGACACAACTCCAACGGGCCGACTTCTAAATCGTTTCTCTAAAGATCAAGACGAAGTGGAAACTGTCCTTCCTCTTGTCATGGACTCTTTCTTCCAGTGTTCTCTACTCGTCGCATTCACAATTGCTGTCATCTCAGTTATTTTCCCCGCCATGCTTGTAGTTGGAGTTATTATGGCAGCTTTTCTTGCCTTTACTGTCTT TATATTCCAGAGGAGTATACGTCATATGAAGAATCTAGAAAACATCAGTCGCTCTCCATGGTTCTCTCTAACCACCTCAACTTTGCATGGCCTCAGCACCATCCATGCCTATAATAGAAGGGACAACCTTACAGAACA GTTCAATATCTTGAGTGACATCAACTCTAAATACCTTTTCATGTTTAATGCTGGCACACGTGCATTCGCCTTCTGCCTGGAATTAATGGCTGCTACTACAACACTGTTTGTGGCTCTCTTTGTAGTGCTCAGCAGTAATGACTTAATCAGTCCATCCTTGAAAGGCCTGGCAATATCCTATTCCTTGCAG ttgacAGGCATGCTTCAATATGTAGCCAGACTCTCGATAGAAGTGGAAGCAAGATTCGACTCAGCAGAACGGCTCCAGGAATATGTCACG aattgtaagTCTGAGGCTCCCAGGCATGTTAAAGAGACTCAGATCCCACAGGACTGGCCTAGCAGTGGGGGCATCACCTTCGTAGACTACAAGATGAGGTACAGAGAGAATACACCAATTGTCCTGAACGGCATTGATTTCCACATTCAGCCTGGAGAGAAGCTGGGCATCGTGGGAAGGACTGGCTCTG GAAAATCGTCTTTAGGAGTAGCTCTATTTAGACTTGTGGAGCCTGCAGCAGGAACCATACTGATAGATGGGGTGGATATCATGTCCATTGGCCTGCAAGACCTGCGTAGCAAATTGTCTGTGATTCCTCAGGACCCTGTGCTATTTGTTGGTACAGTCAG GTACAACTTGGACCCCTTCAATAAATACACTGACGAGGAGATCTGGGCAGCGCTCGAGAAGAGCTACATGAAGGACTCG ATCTCAAAGCTGGAGGGGAGGCTTGAAGCACATGTTATGGAGAATGGAGAAAACTTCTCTGTAGGCCAGAGGCAGCTGATCTGTATGGCTAGAGCTTTACTCCGTAACTCCAAG ATCATTCTTTTGGATGAAGCCACTGCCTCCATAGATGCAGAGACAGATGCTCTGATCCAAAACACCATCCAAGAAGCCTTCCGTAATAGCACTATGCTCACAATAGCTCATCGGATCAGCACTGTGATGCAAGCAGATCGTATTCTGGTCATGGACAATGGACAG GTGGCAGAGTTGGATGATCCAAATACATTGAAGCAAAAGCCATTCTCTCTGTTCTCATTACTGCTGACTGCTTCAAACACTGTAAATTTGTGA
- the LOC134631595 gene encoding ATP-binding cassette sub-family C member 12-like isoform X2, giving the protein MKNLENISRSPWFSLTTSTLHGLSTIHAYNRRDNLTEQFNILSDINSKYLFMFNAGTRAFAFCLELMAATTTLFVALFVVLSSNDLISPSLKGLAISYSLQLTGMLQYVARLSIEVEARFDSAERLQEYVTNCKSEAPRHVKETQIPQDWPSSGGITFVDYKMRYRENTPIVLNGIDFHIQPGEKLGIVGRTGSGKSSLGVALFRLVEPAAGTILIDGVDIMSIGLQDLRSKLSVIPQDPVLFVGTVRYNLDPFNKYTDEEIWAALEKSYMKDSISKLEGRLEAHVMENGENFSVGQRQLICMARALLRNSKIILLDEATASIDAETDALIQNTIQEAFRNSTMLTIAHRISTVMQADRILVMDNGQVAELDDPNTLKQKPFSLFSLLLTASNTVNL; this is encoded by the exons ATGAAGAATCTAGAAAACATCAGTCGCTCTCCATGGTTCTCTCTAACCACCTCAACTTTGCATGGCCTCAGCACCATCCATGCCTATAATAGAAGGGACAACCTTACAGAACA GTTCAATATCTTGAGTGACATCAACTCTAAATACCTTTTCATGTTTAATGCTGGCACACGTGCATTCGCCTTCTGCCTGGAATTAATGGCTGCTACTACAACACTGTTTGTGGCTCTCTTTGTAGTGCTCAGCAGTAATGACTTAATCAGTCCATCCTTGAAAGGCCTGGCAATATCCTATTCCTTGCAG ttgacAGGCATGCTTCAATATGTAGCCAGACTCTCGATAGAAGTGGAAGCAAGATTCGACTCAGCAGAACGGCTCCAGGAATATGTCACG aattgtaagTCTGAGGCTCCCAGGCATGTTAAAGAGACTCAGATCCCACAGGACTGGCCTAGCAGTGGGGGCATCACCTTCGTAGACTACAAGATGAGGTACAGAGAGAATACACCAATTGTCCTGAACGGCATTGATTTCCACATTCAGCCTGGAGAGAAGCTGGGCATCGTGGGAAGGACTGGCTCTG GAAAATCGTCTTTAGGAGTAGCTCTATTTAGACTTGTGGAGCCTGCAGCAGGAACCATACTGATAGATGGGGTGGATATCATGTCCATTGGCCTGCAAGACCTGCGTAGCAAATTGTCTGTGATTCCTCAGGACCCTGTGCTATTTGTTGGTACAGTCAG GTACAACTTGGACCCCTTCAATAAATACACTGACGAGGAGATCTGGGCAGCGCTCGAGAAGAGCTACATGAAGGACTCG ATCTCAAAGCTGGAGGGGAGGCTTGAAGCACATGTTATGGAGAATGGAGAAAACTTCTCTGTAGGCCAGAGGCAGCTGATCTGTATGGCTAGAGCTTTACTCCGTAACTCCAAG ATCATTCTTTTGGATGAAGCCACTGCCTCCATAGATGCAGAGACAGATGCTCTGATCCAAAACACCATCCAAGAAGCCTTCCGTAATAGCACTATGCTCACAATAGCTCATCGGATCAGCACTGTGATGCAAGCAGATCGTATTCTGGTCATGGACAATGGACAG GTGGCAGAGTTGGATGATCCAAATACATTGAAGCAAAAGCCATTCTCTCTGTTCTCATTACTGCTGACTGCTTCAAACACTGTAAATTTGTGA
- the LOC134631595 gene encoding ATP-binding cassette sub-family C member 12-like isoform X3, translating into MASAPSMPIIEGTTLQNMLSSNDLISPSLKGLAISYSLQLTGMLQYVARLSIEVEARFDSAERLQEYVTNCKSEAPRHVKETQIPQDWPSSGGITFVDYKMRYRENTPIVLNGIDFHIQPGEKLGIVGRTGSGKSSLGVALFRLVEPAAGTILIDGVDIMSIGLQDLRSKLSVIPQDPVLFVGTVRYNLDPFNKYTDEEIWAALEKSYMKDSISKLEGRLEAHVMENGENFSVGQRQLICMARALLRNSKIILLDEATASIDAETDALIQNTIQEAFRNSTMLTIAHRISTVMQADRILVMDNGQVAELDDPNTLKQKPFSLFSLLLTASNTVNL; encoded by the exons ATGGCCTCAGCACCATCCATGCCTATAATAGAAGGGACAACCTTACAGAACA TGCTCAGCAGTAATGACTTAATCAGTCCATCCTTGAAAGGCCTGGCAATATCCTATTCCTTGCAG ttgacAGGCATGCTTCAATATGTAGCCAGACTCTCGATAGAAGTGGAAGCAAGATTCGACTCAGCAGAACGGCTCCAGGAATATGTCACG aattgtaagTCTGAGGCTCCCAGGCATGTTAAAGAGACTCAGATCCCACAGGACTGGCCTAGCAGTGGGGGCATCACCTTCGTAGACTACAAGATGAGGTACAGAGAGAATACACCAATTGTCCTGAACGGCATTGATTTCCACATTCAGCCTGGAGAGAAGCTGGGCATCGTGGGAAGGACTGGCTCTG GAAAATCGTCTTTAGGAGTAGCTCTATTTAGACTTGTGGAGCCTGCAGCAGGAACCATACTGATAGATGGGGTGGATATCATGTCCATTGGCCTGCAAGACCTGCGTAGCAAATTGTCTGTGATTCCTCAGGACCCTGTGCTATTTGTTGGTACAGTCAG GTACAACTTGGACCCCTTCAATAAATACACTGACGAGGAGATCTGGGCAGCGCTCGAGAAGAGCTACATGAAGGACTCG ATCTCAAAGCTGGAGGGGAGGCTTGAAGCACATGTTATGGAGAATGGAGAAAACTTCTCTGTAGGCCAGAGGCAGCTGATCTGTATGGCTAGAGCTTTACTCCGTAACTCCAAG ATCATTCTTTTGGATGAAGCCACTGCCTCCATAGATGCAGAGACAGATGCTCTGATCCAAAACACCATCCAAGAAGCCTTCCGTAATAGCACTATGCTCACAATAGCTCATCGGATCAGCACTGTGATGCAAGCAGATCGTATTCTGGTCATGGACAATGGACAG GTGGCAGAGTTGGATGATCCAAATACATTGAAGCAAAAGCCATTCTCTCTGTTCTCATTACTGCTGACTGCTTCAAACACTGTAAATTTGTGA